In Mesoplodon densirostris isolate mMesDen1 chromosome 2, mMesDen1 primary haplotype, whole genome shotgun sequence, the DNA window AGGCCCACGCCCTCACCCATCTTATTTTCTAGATGCAAATATATACCAACAAAACCCATCTTTCCCTCTGAGGGGGCTGGTCTTCGAGCGTGGGAAGGGAGAGGAGTGCGCCGGATGCGGAAGGTCAGGATGCTACCGACTAAGCCCTATCTACCCCCGCGCCTCTGGCCCTCCAAGGCAGCCGGGGGAGGCGGGAGGAGGGGTCACTCAGGGCTCCACCCACACGCTGCTGTTGGTCACCCGGGCCCCGAACCAGCCCTTCCAGTAGACGCAGTCCTGTCCGCCGTGCTCGAAGCGGACGAAGCGGACTCCCGGCCCATAATCGGTGAAGGTGTGGGAGATCTGTGGGTGGGGAGtcagggggaagggggagggagggtcagGCTCTGAGCCCCGAggcctcccccagccaccccaccCCGGCGCTCTGACCCTCGTCTAGCGCCCTGGATTTCTCAGCGCTGCGTCCCTCCTCCAAGCCTCTCGGCCAGTCCAACCCTGCCCCGCCCACACGGGCCTTGGGCGGGCTTTTCACGAGCCCCGCCCCACCgccccaccgcccccccccccgggcCTCCAAGCTCACCTCAATCCAGCCACCGTCGTCGCTGTCTTGTGGCACTGCCACCTGCCCGCTGTTGAACTCGGCCAGCACGTCCTCGTGCTCCGACAGCAGCTTCACCGTGAGCTCGTACAGGCAGCCGGCGTCTCTTCGGCCCGAGTACCTGCCCCGAGGGAGGGAGCGCCCGGGGAAGGCTTCAGCCCTGCTGAGCGGGTACTCTGGGCCCAGCCCTCTACAGGAGTTAACCCTGCTGACCGGTAGTACcaatgttcccattttacagataaggaaaccgaggctggagagagaaagtgacttgcccaagtgacttgcccaaaccCAAGGACTAAACCCCAGGTGGGCCAGACCCAGTGTTGGGACCAAAGCCAACCCACAGGGACACTTTTTGTTGGGACAGCAGGtggatattaaaaaacaaaaacaaaaaaacttgccaacatttaaaactcAGGAGGGGAGATGGATTTCCACCTTCTCCTGAAAACCCATGGTCACGTGACTGCAAGCTCTCGAGTAGGGAGGCAGCGGCCTCTGAAGCAGAGTAGCCGGTTCCAGTTCGCCCCTCAACCCCGCTCCCCTTCCCCCACGGCCGCTCACCAGTCCTTCACCATGATGGCCGGCTGAGTGGTGTCCAGCAGCTCCTCCCAGTAGCCCTCAGCCTGCAGGTCAATGACCTGCGCTTTGCGACACCACCTGGGAGACTGGGGGTTAGGACTGAGTGGAGGTCCCCTCCCCCGCTTCTCATCCATCCCCCTTCTCCTTACTCGAAGGAGGAGGCGAAGTACTTCTTGACACTCTCGTCGTGGATGAATTCCACCCCGCAGTCTCCGGGCAGCTCCTCCACCCTCCAGCCGTCCCCACCGTGCTCCACGTCGCACCAGCCCTCCAAGTCCTCTGTAGGAACACCACAGCCCCACGCTGGTCACCCAGCCCCTGCGAGGGTGTGGCAGGGTGGCTCTTGCCCCTATCGTGGGGGGAGGATGAACGTGGTCCTTGAATGGTGTCGCGGTGGGCAGATGATGGTGGGCGTGAATGGTGAGCACTTCCTGTTTGTCCCCagattctctctccctcccagcagGGTCCTCCGCGGGGCCTGTCTTGCCCCAGCTCCCTGCGGGGTGGAAGGATCTGGGAGAGAGACAACTCCCGCCCGCCTCCCCGATTTCCCCCGCCCCGGAGCAGGACAGGAGGATAACACTACAGTCTGTACCGGGGCTACTCTGTGCTGGGCGCTGCGCCAAGCGCCTTATCTCATCCACCCCTCAAAGCAGGCTGGCCTTGTTACTGCCCATGGTACAGAAGGGGAAGCTGAGCTCCCCAGGCCGGGGTGACAGGGCGCGACCCCTCACCTTCCCCGCACGGGTTGCGCAGCAGGTTGCGCCGTCTCTTGCTCAGGAAGTAGAACTGCTGCCAGTGGTCGCGCTCATCCTCGGGGCCGCCCTCGGGTACCAGACCCTCTTGCTGGCACTTGAGCAGCCACAGGGGAGAGCCGTCGACCAGCTCCTTCCAGCGCAGGCACACCAGGCGGCAGGCCTGCACGAGCTGGGCGGCGGGCAGCTCGGCCAGCACACGCAGCAGCAGCGGCTCGGGCAGCTCGTCCAAGTACgctgcctcctcctccccctcgtCCTCGGGCCGCTCCTCCCCGCCGCTCGCCTCCTCCGCGCCAGCCTCCTGCGGCTGCTCCTCCGGGCTCTCCTCCTCCGGCTGGCCCACGCTCTctgcgggcgggcgggcggggcgcGGCTGAGACTCCCCCCAGACCGCCCCGGCCGCCCCCACCCGCGCTCGGACAGTCCTCAGCGGGGGCCGGAGTTTCCGTGACCAGAGCCTGGGACCAGGAGCCCGGGGCCACAGATCAGCTCCAAGTCTGAAGAGTGGCCTcagaggcctcagtttcccctgcaGTGCCAGTAAACCCCATACCTGAGCCGACAGCAGGAACTGATGATATTCCTGACACAATGAAGCCCCTTAGCCCTCTCGACGGCCCTCTAAGATCCCTGCTCCGGTCACCTCCTCAGGGGAGCCCTCCGCAACTTCCCCTACTACAACATCCTCTCACCTCACCGCTGGGAGTTCCGTCCTTCCTAGCTTTTGTCCAAGGGTGTGACGGTTTATAAACACCTTTCCCAGGGACTAGACTGAGGGAATGAGGGCAGGAACCGGGTCTGGGAAACTCACTGCTTCATCCCCCGTGCCTGGCATCTGGCGCCCTGCCTGGCTCCCTGTCAGCGGCTAATGTTTATTGGGCACTTACTTAGCAAGTGTTAGGCCCCATTCtgagcattttaatttttactctttAAATCCTCGCAGCATCTCTTCTAGGTTGTCCCTATTACCATCCCTATTTcgttgatgaggaaactgagggacagaGACGTAAAACCACCCAGGATCACGCAGCAAATGAGTGGTcggagcctggatttgaacccaggcagtctggctccagagccaccTTTAACCACCACAGCCTTGAGAAAATGATTCGTTGAGTTGAGGGTTATGATTttgatttcacagatgaaaatgcTCAGGTTCAGAGATGGGGAGTGACCTGCCAAAGGTCACACTGCTGGTATTCAGGCAGGGGATACGTGGATCTGAGGCCTGAAGGGAAGGGAGAAcaggggcttggggatgggggagggaagctCATTAAAAGAGAACATGTGTATCAAATAGGGAGATGTAGTAAGCGCTTGGGAAGGAAGGTTTCTTCGCTCCTTTTCCTATTCCTGGCCCTCAGCttcctcgtctataaaatgggggtaatccCAGGCCAATCAGACAGTCCTGATGTCCACCTCTTCTGAGGAGGGGGCAAGGGCATTCCAAATTATGAGGAGAGGGACTGATATCAGGAGCTGTGGGCTGGACTGTCTCCTGGATCCTGGCTGGCCTCAGCTGGGCCATCGAAGCCTTGAATAAGTGGATACCAAGTGCCCAGTGTCTccggaggaggaagagacagtgGGGAGGTGATGGAGCCACTCTGGGTGATGGGGGAGGCCACTGCTCTCAGACCTAGgacagggtgggtgggggagtcCTAAGTGCTGGGCCCTGGAAAGCCAAGGTGGTGGTGGAAACAGGCCAGGCACCAGGGGAGGAACAGGCAGGGCCTAGACCCAAGGCTGGGTGTTGCCAGGACCTGggcagccagcccttcacctcCTCATATGCAGCATTTCCCCACCACCCACACTCTCAGCCCCCTGAGAGCGGAATCAGGGTTTATGTCTTCGGAGCCCAGAGCACACAGTGAGTCCTCAGTAAATCTTATTTAGTGAATCTTATTATTCAGCACAGTTCCCTTcattgttagcttttttttttttggccacatcttTATGATGTGGGGCTTCACACTTCCCTTTCggcaaggaggaaactgaggcccagagagtctTACTGACTTCTCCCAAGTCACACCGCAGAACTGTGGGATGGCGGAGAGGAAAATGCCTGCCCTGAAGCCGTGTCACCTGCCCATCTTGCTGCCCACAGCTCTCTGGGGAGCTGGGCCCAGTGCCCTCacctctccacccctccccctgccctgccctgccctggccctGGTGGACACCTGATGCTCCCCCGAAAGGTGCACCTCGCCCAGTCCCCTCTCCTGGCCCCAGGCCTGGCACTCAAGGCCCCAGATCTGATTAcaggcccccccaccccctcttgAGCACACACAACTCCCCACATTGTTGCCTTCGGAAAGTTATCTGGCCCCTGGAAGCTGCCTCCGAGGCTTATTCACTCACCTGGATTGGGCCCCTGAGTCCAGGGAATAGCTGGGCCCTGGGAAGAAGCAGGAACCCAGTCTGGGGCCCTATAAAGGGTGGGGCAAGGGGGCCATGGATTGGGAGCAAGAGCGGAAGGAGCTGGGATTttcagggctggagggaggggtggggatcTTGGCTGCCTGAGTGAGCATCAGTCTGTTTCCCATTGTCTCCCCAAGCAACAGCCACTCTCAGATGGGCCTggtgaggaaggggtgggggcaggtctTGTTCCCACCTTGACTCAGCAGGCAACCCCTACAGGCCCAATGGGGAGTTCTAGAGATGGGGAGCAGGGGATCTTTGGTGCCAGAGGAGATGACTGGGCAGTCTCAAAGGGCCCTGAGCATCGTCTAGAGCTGATGTCCCAACTCTCCCTCACCACCAGCCTGGTTCCCACTGGGCATCCAGCCACCCAAATGAAGGACAGCCCCTCCAGACAAGGGATCCCAGGAGGAAGgctgggatgggatggggagagGCCAGTAACCCCAAGAAATTCATGGGGATTCAGGCATCTCACGGCCCAGAGTTGGCAAATGGAAGAAGCTGATGGAATAAAAAggcttgtggcctcttccatccCAGATAGGTCCCAGACCCGGGTCCAGTAGACCCTCAGGAGGCGGGAACGTGGGATTACTCATACGCTATTTCCCGGGTAAATGGGACCCAGGAGTCCTCCCTCTCTGCCTGTCATCTCTCAAGGCCTCCGGCAGATCAAGACACCAGACAGAGGACTGTGCTCCTTTGAGACTGTCTCAAGGGCTTTGCTTGGGTGAAAGTGTGTCGCTCTGTGTATCGGGGCCCCCTCGCTCTCTGATGCCCCCTCTCCGTAGCACTCGCCCGCCTGCCCCGGTCACCCCTCTAGGGCTGAGCGAGTGGATCCGGCGGCGGCGGCTACCTGGGTCACCGTCTCCGTCCATCGCTGCAGAGCGCGGTCGCGAGAGGAGGACCCGGAGCGCTGCGGGCGGGCTGTCCG includes these proteins:
- the FBXO2 gene encoding F-box only protein 2 is translated as MDGDGDPESVGQPEEESPEEQPQEAGAEEASGGEERPEDEGEEEAAYLDELPEPLLLRVLAELPAAQLVQACRLVCLRWKELVDGSPLWLLKCQQEGLVPEGGPEDERDHWQQFYFLSKRRRNLLRNPCGEEDLEGWCDVEHGGDGWRVEELPGDCGVEFIHDESVKKYFASSFEWCRKAQVIDLQAEGYWEELLDTTQPAIMVKDWYSGRRDAGCLYELTVKLLSEHEDVLAEFNSGQVAVPQDSDDGGWIEISHTFTDYGPGVRFVRFEHGGQDCVYWKGWFGARVTNSSVWVEP